The segment TTTATTATaagttttcaaaaatataatcatcttaaaacagtggcgtagcaagtgATTTGGGGGACCGGGGAGCTTGACCTTTTTAGTGGCCcatgcattttgacatttgacatcatgatataagataatgtacttaataaatatataattctaaATTCTAACTGGtacagtatataagtaaaattaacaaaaaaaaataactattaatACTCTATTAATGAaaaataccgttgtttatttgCGATAGtttgcacaagtgacaaatctcaattcatattgCTTCAtatcgtgctttctgtgcagcaaaggtcaaaggtcatctataacatcatctagatcaggggttctcaacctgtggatcgcgacccccttggaggtcgattgacgatttgccaggggtcgcctaagaccatcaaaaaaatggattgttattgtttattcttctattgctgtatgtgtgtggggggggggggagggggtcgcggcagagtgggggattgtaaaaagggatcgccgagcataaaaggttgagaaccgctgatctagataatatttagtttttttttaaaaaattaggacATCCATTTGGGGGGACCCTTTCAAGAGGACGCCTGGGTGGGGACTTTTAAATTaggaccccctccccccatgcCAAaacctagctatgccactgtcTTAAAATTGAAAAATGGCTATACTTTATAAGCTTTTAGCAGATCTTGTTACAATTGATTCACATGTTTCTTGCAGTCAGTAAGAAACTGAACGAAATAGACGTATATGAACAGTTTACGCAGCCTGACAGCACTACAAGAAACTGTTCGTTTTAGCTCAGTGGTAAGACTACttgcaaattttaaaatcattccttcatatttacctttacctattcctTAGCCTGTttaaccgttggggcaccacacaagatctgtcaacgtcTCTCTcctttcctctctgtcctttgccgtGGGTAccatttcattcactgacaggctTGTCCATCCTTTGATGCTGTCTTCCCATCCGtcttcctctttttcttcttcctggtgctgttccctgaaggaaggtcttggcGAGACCTGAGAACCTTgcgatgtggccatagagtttgagtttacgttttgttttatacagcggttagcaggtcatcgtggggtccaatcgttGTAACAATCCTGTTCGTGATGCTGTCTTTGTAAGGGacatctttctgtagcattttaAGTTCCATAGTTAGGATCCTGTGTTCGAGATCTGCAGTCAGTttccaagattcgcaagcatataTGCATGCAAATCTTaaagcattacaagaaatagatttagaaattTTAGACCAACAATAACTTCATaaaggaagattttttttaaatagtgacaTTATTTTggtaaagtttctctttcagaccatgcaatctatagggcaaattATGTTAAGGTAATCTGCTTCTTTGGCCAATGATTAACAtagcagggtatcatgtggccagtataacaaccaaccgcctttactttccccaactaaagtaaggtaccaattagagttgggtcGACTTAGAGGTGCCAAAAAAaatccgaaattcaaaatctcagtcttaacctagattcgaacccaagccCATAtcttcagaagccaagcgcttaaccactcagccacctcgcccccACATATTATTTTGGTGCATTCTAAAGATACTTCTTTTGGTCATTCAGATCATCAGGTCATTCAGATCATTCAGGTCATTCAGATCATTCAGGTCATTCAGATCATTCAGATCATTCAGGTCATCCAGATCATTCCGATCACTGTCTGGTGCATCAAGATCATTCAGGTCATTCAGATCATTCAGATCATTTAGATCATTCAGGTCATCCAGATCATTCAGATCGTTCAGGTCATCAAGATCATTCAGGTCATTCAGATCATTCAGGTCATTTAGGTCATTCAGGTCAACAAGATCATTTAGGTCATTCAGGTCGTTCAGATCATTCAAGTCGTTTAGGTCATCCTGATCATTCAAGTCATTCAGGTCCTTCAAATCATTCAGGTCATTTAAATCATACAGATCATTTAGATAATTCCGGTCATCCAGATCATTCAGATCATTTAGGTCATTCAGATCATTCAGATGATTCAGGTCATTTAGGTCATTCAGGTCAACAAGATCATTTAGGTCCTTCAGATCATTCAGGTCATTCAGATCGTTCAGATCATTCAAGTCGTTTAGGTCATTCAGATCCACGTCATGCAACAAAAGTTAAGAATTTTAAGACTGATTTAATATTATTTCCATACACATCTatactaaatctaaatctttgATATTTAAGGGTTAAAGTGTATTAATATGTTTGTTCACATAATTTAATTTCAGGATGGATTACTCCCAAAGTTGTAACAAGTCTCTTGCTGTCAACGTGACCTCAAGTCTATGTCTAAGAATACAGTCAACAGATCCTGAGACTGAAATCCTCGGTTACTTTGAATCTCTTATTTTAGTCATCGTCAACCGAGTGGCTCTCACTTCTGTGCTAGGCATGACGGGAGCGGTATCCAACGTCCTCaacatgtgtgtgtttctgaaaCAAGGTCTGCACGTCACCATAAACATTAACTTCTTCATGCTGTCCACCGTTGACCTGGTTAGGTCAGTCAACTATTTGTGGATGACCGTGTGTTTGAATCCAAGAGCTCAGACGTTGGATGTCCCTTTTGTATTCGATGATATCCAATATCTACTGAACGGCTGGATGAGTGCCAGTCTCTCTAGAGTGTCAATATTTATCACCGGCTTTACGACTGCCCACAGGTATATGTCTGTATTGAAACCATGGACCGTTAAGAGAATCTTCACTCCTTTAAGAACTTCAGTCGTTCTGTGTTTCATCTTTATACTGAATAGCATTATAGTTATACCGCTCTGTTTATCATTCTATTTAGAATACAGATTCTACCCGAATAGAAATCGTACAATGTTAGGACTTGTTATAAGAAGCAACAGCGAAGAAACCCAGGGAATAGTGTTTACAATCCATGCAGCACTCTACGGTATCTCTCTGTTGACTGTCGTTATATTTACAGCACTGCTTATAGTCCAAATAAACCAACAGTCCAGGCGGAGACAGAACACAATGTCCAAGAACCAGCACCAAGCTATTTCTTTAAAGGACAAAAAGATTTCAAAACTTGTCTCCCTTTTGGCGAtacttcaaaatgtatttttctttcctACTGTGGTCTTTTCATTTTTCACAGCCATCAGGCCAGATTTTAGCGTCTCGGGGAAGCAGGTTAATTTATTTCATGCCATCTGGtcatttctgtttctgtttggTGTTTGTGGCgcaaatttaaacatttttatctaCTACAAGATGAGTACTCAGTATAGGAAGATAGCCCGgagtatgttttatttttgtcgAAGAATAAGATAAAAATTGAATCTTGCGAGCTTGCCCTGGTAGAATGTTAGCGGAGAAGGATTTATTTTGGCTTAAAGCTGACTACTTTAGGAAGCGGCCAGAAACCCAAAACATTTCGTTAGAAGGAGAGCTGCTTATCTTAGACATAGGACAAATTATTTAGACCGTTTCACTTCATGATAAGAACGAAGACTTGACAGTTTCAGTCGTACTTCAGAAATAAGGAGCATTCCGGCCGATTCCGTTTGATTCCGTCCTATTGCGAAATTTCAGCAAGGCGGCAGGGGATAGAGTCGGGCAGTGTTCCATAACCTGAGACCATCGTTAGATTTGTCGAAAGTGGAAAAGGAAGGTAGAACAATAAAGATAGATCGAAACGAAACAAATTGTTCAGTttcacttgtttgtttgtttagttttttgttgATTCTTGTACAGCAGTCACTGCTGCAACTGTGGAGCAATCAGAAACCTTGCAGCCTGCTTGCCCGGATATAGGTTTCAGTCTATACATTTAAACGGACAGaggtgctgtggctgagtggtaaagcgcttggcttccaaacaggaggtccagggttcgaatcctggtaaagactgggatcttTACGGCACCTCTGAGTTcacacagctctaatgagtacctaccattagttggtgaaagttaAGGAATGACGGTTCTGTGAGGTTCAGGTTGTTGACAGACAAACCTCTAGGAAACTACAAGTTCCAGACCGATTCGACAAATAAAAATCGAACATACTAGTACGATTGACTTTCTGCGTACTGAGCGTGGCTTGCGTAGTCTTCTCTTTCGAAAGGTCTACTCTTCTTAACTTGTCGACTGCTTCCTCAGTGAATAGCAAGGCAACTTAATAACACTACCCTACACACAAAGCACCACTTCAATGAATGGGCAAGACATTACATGAAACCGTAGTCAGGATAAAGCTGCTTCAATTTTTCAACTCACATTAGATGAGCTAGAAACGGTTGTGACTCCACAGCTGAAGTAGCAGAGCATCGACAACATTTATAACCAAGCTGCTTCAATTTTTCAACTCACATTAGATGAGCTAGAAACGGTTGTGACTCCACAGCTGAAGTAGCAGAGCATCGACAACATTTATAACCAAGCTGCTTCAATTTTTCAACTCACATTAGATGAGCTAGAAACGGTTGTGACTCCACAGCTGAAGTAGCAGAGCATCGACAACATTTATAACCAAGCTGCTTCAATTTTTCAACTCACATTAGATGAGCTAGAAACGGTTGTGACTCCACAGCTGAAGTAGCAGAGCATCGACAACATTTATAACCAAGCTGCTTCAATTTTTCAACTCACATTAGATGAGCTAGAAACGGTTGTGACTCCACAGCTGAGTAGCAGTGCATCGACAACATTTATAACCAATTTTGTCTGGTAGAAACTTTGGTAATTTTGAATCAAAGCTGGTGACACATTGCTGAAAGAAAACGGTAATTCAAGTGCTCGCTAAACATCGTATAGATTCCGAAAAGATCTATTCACAGAATGCGAAAGTATAATTGGAAAGGATATTGTTTGTGCAGTGAACAGTGCAAATGGACTGATGAAGCTGCAGTTATTTCAGGCACACAGATTATGTCTTTAAGCGTTCGGTTTGTTGATGGCCACTgcattcattgttttttttcttccctgTCGTTTAGAGAGACGCACTGATTGTGTTAAACTTTACAATCAGCGAATGTATTAAGTGTGGTCTACACATGGACTAGGTGCATCATAATGGCTAGCATCCAGGTGTTCAGGTCAGGATttgtggaaaaatattcaaaCGCAGCCATTTCCTACTGCCCATCTCACAGAGTTAATGTTGTTGTCATTGATGTCTCGGAAGTACTTAATGTTATTAGTGTcatcaataaaattatcaattTCTTCCGTGACAGTCACAAGCGTTGGAAACAAGTCTATGTCTTTAGTGTGAGACGCTGGACTCAGAAAGACAAACCATTTGTACTTTAAGTTACAACTTTCAGGTGATCTTTGACTGCTTGGCGGGTCTAGAAACAACGGATgctagtttttcaaatttgaattaTTGACATTGTGACAAGAGGAACAATAAGGGTAGCTACTTTTTTCAATAAGAGTTAGTCCCCCTTAATACATTATTTAAGTCCCTGTTAATTGTATACCATTGCCACTTTCTATTGAGtctttgagctgaccagtgTACATTATTATGAACTAAATCTCAATAATGTTTATATAGTACGTTTGTTGTTGTGCTCTGACTGTATTACTCAAGAGGTGTGTGCCACTGTTATGGGAATTTGGTTTTCACTAACCAGCTATGTAGActtaatttatttgttgttaataagttggtttatgtaaatattatatgtctacttagtctcttatccttacctgtatatgttttttttttctatcaatatCAGATTTGGGTCGCGTAGTATGTAAAAGACAAACTTTTGTCTTGCTACGAGACAGTAGTCTGTCTCAAGGATGACGGTCATTTGACTGTTAGGACccgtattatattattgtaagcCATCGTTTTGGTTTTTGAGATGAGACACTTTTGTGCCTATGTGATGGCGGttctttgataattttgaaCTGAACCTGtccaactattttgtttttttgttcattatttgactttcttttgtccattttcttttaatgatctttttcttttgtttctaaataaactCTTTATGAGTTGTAACTGAACTCTCATTGTTATGACTTGTATGTCTCAGtgagttatagatctagaggttATAATTAATATCCTAGGTAATATAATGTGGGACTACGAaataccactggactaacttgccagtgcagcagaagtcactggtcttatgaccgaACCATAATACAAGGTCACAGACATATTTACaatctgcattaaaaaaaaggtgtcattttaaacataatacaataccatttttatttagatgcttggaaataattttatttaataaaatacacaataaattcttcacattaaaaaaagaagggggaggggtacgatattttattttaagccaTGCTTACGTCACTCCCCTTCAATTCTAACCAATCGCATCGCATTTTCATCTTCAAACTAGGTCACATATTACTTAATATTTGCAGTGACTGCTGGGCCTAGTCCTAgtttcacacttttttttcttatgtcgATAGACGATtactgtctagatctagatactagttTGAACTGTAATGTGCATGACATAGTTTCGAAACTTTAACTTTAAATGTGAAGCAAAAGTATCTCCTACGAGACACGTAATAGTGACTTTGAATGCTCTCCATTACTTTTACCTTTACTTATTTCTTAGTCTATTGGACAggtggggcaccatgcaagactcgtcgaccgtcgttctccattcctctctgtcttttgccttagttagaacttctttcaatggcaggtccgttcattcttttttgttgtcctcccatcgctttgtgaatattcacacttaaccagagtaacacctttagtaaaatcactaaatttagaaagccttcaggacagaagactcgtaagtaaagtagcaattatacataaaacactgaaccataatcttcaaatacaaaaacacaatttaataaaatactcagaaagacacaaagataaaggcacattcctcgtcccatatgctaggacaaatttgtacaaatgctccttcttccctagtgctattagagcatggaatgggttgcctgagctagccaggaaaaccagtgacttggcagaatttaagtcattggttaatatgcatgactaaatgcataacgcgtaggacgtaatcatcttcttttttaagtaacgtctgtattatataagataagataagatcgctttctctgtctgcctcttctttttaatggtactgttccctgaaggaaggtcttggcaagccccgaagatcttgtaatacggtcgtagattttaagcttgcgtttgttttttttacgatagttagcaggtcatcatggggtccgattgCTGCAGTAaccttgtctctaatctcttggtttgtgatgcggtctttgaatgtgatacctaggatctccCCGCTTTCTGTAAAAATGTCATTTCTTCTGTGACCCTCATCTGTTTTCAtcatcttaactctttctctcctaattgacgatgccaacgttgatttgaccccaattaaactaaatttatttttggattttgtgaagaaacaagtccttttacgtttaaagtgccttttaattg is part of the Biomphalaria glabrata chromosome 2, xgBioGlab47.1, whole genome shotgun sequence genome and harbors:
- the LOC106064606 gene encoding homeobox-like protein HDP1, with product MYTGQLKDSIESGNDPPSSQRSPESCNLKYKWFVFLSPASHTKDIDLFPTLVTVTEEIDNFIDDTNNIKYFRDINDNNINSVRWADLNDLVDLNDLNDLNHLNDLNDLNDLNDLDDRNYLNDLYDLNDLNDLKDLNDLNDQDDLNDLNDLNDLNDLNDLVDLNDLNDLNDLNDLNDLDDLNDLNDLDDLNDLNDLNDLNDLNDLDAPDSDRNDLDDLNDLNDLNDLNDLNDLNDLNDLMI